A single region of the Streptomyces caelestis genome encodes:
- a CDS encoding Gfo/Idh/MocA family protein, whose amino-acid sequence MKVGCIGLGDIAQKAYLPVLAFQPGVELHLQTRTPATLARVADGLHLPPERRHTTLDSLLAQGLDAAFVHAPTVAHPEIVTRLLEAGVPTYVDKPLAYALDESARLVALAEEREVSLAVGFNRRHAPGYTQCADHPRELILMQKNRIGLPEEPRTMILDDFIHVVDTLRFLVPGEVDDVTVRARVRDGLLHHVVLQLAGDGFTALGVMNRLSGSAEEILEVSGQDTKRQVINLAEVVDHKGQPTVRRRGDWVPVARQRGIEQAVLSFLDAVRAGKVLSARDALETHELCERVVRAVRERAA is encoded by the coding sequence GTGAAGGTCGGCTGCATCGGACTCGGCGACATCGCGCAGAAGGCCTACCTTCCGGTCCTCGCCTTCCAGCCCGGGGTGGAGCTGCACCTCCAGACCCGCACGCCCGCCACGCTCGCCCGGGTCGCCGACGGCCTCCACCTCCCGCCGGAACGGCGGCACACCACCCTCGACTCCCTCCTCGCGCAAGGCCTCGACGCCGCCTTCGTGCACGCGCCCACGGTCGCGCACCCGGAGATCGTGACCCGGCTGCTGGAGGCGGGCGTGCCGACGTACGTCGACAAGCCGCTCGCCTACGCGCTCGACGAGTCCGCTCGGCTGGTGGCGCTCGCCGAGGAACGGGAGGTGAGCCTCGCCGTCGGCTTCAACCGGCGTCACGCCCCCGGCTACACGCAGTGCGCCGACCATCCGCGCGAGCTGATCCTCATGCAGAAGAACCGCATCGGGCTCCCCGAGGAGCCGCGCACGATGATCCTCGACGACTTCATCCACGTCGTCGACACCCTGCGATTCCTGGTGCCCGGCGAGGTCGACGACGTCACCGTGCGCGCCCGTGTCCGGGACGGCCTGCTCCACCACGTCGTGCTCCAGCTCGCCGGAGACGGCTTCACCGCGCTCGGCGTGATGAACCGGCTCAGTGGTTCGGCCGAGGAGATCCTGGAGGTGTCCGGGCAGGACACCAAGCGGCAGGTGATCAACCTCGCCGAGGTCGTCGACCACAAGGGGCAGCCGACCGTGCGGCGGCGCGGCGACTGGGTGCCGGTGGCCCGGCAGCGCGGGATCGAGCAGGCGGTGCTGTCGTTCCTCGACGCGGTGCGGGCGGGCAAGGTGCTCAGCGCCCGGGACGCGCTGGAGACCCATGAGCTGTGCGAACGGGTGGTACGCGCGGTTCGGGAGCGGGCCGCCTGA
- a CDS encoding FAD-dependent monooxygenase: MTQARRAVVIGGGIGGLTAAVALHRRGRQVTVLERARSLEPVGAAISLAPNSLRALDVIGLGDEIRDLAAWAGDGGLRTPSGRWLARSSADAAAERFGGPLVLLHRATLVEHLAAQLPPGAVRTAAAATLTDRGDTGRPARVTTADGELEADLVVGADGIRSAARRALFPGHPGPVYSGFTTWRVVIPVPGVQFASHETWGRGRIWGTHPLKDGRVYAYAAAVAPAGGRAPDDEKAELLRRFGDWHDPVPAVLAAARPEDVLRHDVHHIAEPLPAYHRGRVALVGDAAHAMPPTLGQGGNQAIEDAIVLAHHCDDLSAYTAARLPRTTAIARQAVRVARLNLMTSRAGTAVRDTAMAALSKAGPALFLRGFDGITDWRPPGDTARSSEAGSGGRRMLRADPGRQPVEESTP; encoded by the coding sequence ATGACCCAGGCGAGGCGAGCCGTCGTGATCGGCGGCGGCATCGGAGGCCTGACCGCGGCGGTCGCACTGCACCGGCGCGGCCGGCAGGTCACCGTGCTGGAGCGAGCCCGCTCACTGGAGCCGGTCGGCGCCGCCATCTCCCTCGCTCCCAACTCCCTGCGCGCGCTGGACGTCATCGGCCTCGGCGACGAGATCCGAGACCTCGCCGCCTGGGCGGGGGACGGCGGGCTGCGCACGCCCTCCGGACGGTGGCTGGCACGCTCCTCAGCCGACGCCGCCGCCGAGCGCTTCGGCGGCCCGCTCGTGCTCCTGCACCGCGCCACCCTCGTCGAGCACCTGGCCGCACAGCTCCCCCCGGGCGCCGTCCGCACGGCCGCCGCCGCGACCCTCACCGACAGGGGCGACACCGGGCGGCCCGCCCGCGTCACGACCGCGGACGGCGAGCTGGAGGCCGACCTGGTGGTGGGCGCCGACGGTATCCGGTCCGCCGCACGCCGCGCGCTCTTCCCCGGCCACCCGGGGCCCGTCTACTCCGGGTTCACCACCTGGCGGGTCGTGATCCCCGTCCCCGGCGTGCAGTTCGCCTCGCACGAGACGTGGGGCAGGGGCCGCATCTGGGGCACGCACCCGCTCAAGGACGGCCGCGTCTACGCCTACGCCGCCGCCGTGGCACCCGCCGGTGGACGCGCGCCCGACGACGAGAAGGCCGAGTTGCTGCGCCGCTTCGGCGACTGGCACGACCCGGTCCCCGCCGTGCTCGCCGCCGCCCGCCCCGAGGACGTACTGCGGCACGACGTCCACCACATCGCCGAACCGCTGCCCGCCTACCACCGCGGCCGGGTCGCCCTGGTCGGCGACGCCGCGCACGCCATGCCCCCGACCCTGGGCCAGGGCGGCAACCAGGCCATCGAGGACGCGATCGTCCTCGCGCACCACTGCGACGACCTGAGCGCCTACACCGCCGCCCGGCTGCCCCGGACGACCGCCATCGCACGCCAGGCCGTGCGGGTCGCCCGCCTCAACCTCATGACCAGCCGCGCCGGGACCGCCGTACGCGACACGGCCATGGCCGCGCTGTCGAAGGCCGGACCCGCCCTGTTCCTGCGCGGCTTCGACGGCATCACCGACTGGCGGCCGCCTGGGGACACCGCCCGCTCGAGCGAAGCCGGGAGTGGGGGACGCCGTATGCTCCGAGCAGACCCCGGCAGGCAACCGGTAGAGGAGAGCACCCCGTGA
- a CDS encoding TetR/AcrR family transcriptional regulator — protein MSVRAASPSRSDLVADTALALLAERGMRGLTHRAVDEAAGLPQGSTSNLARTRQALLELAVRRLADREARVLALHEMPDPRAGTGSLADALALAAHRALTRNRELTLARYELALEATRRPELRAYFDATGARFREQLTALVTGMGSTDPARHTLSLVAWADGLMFSCVAGSFGAEVPSLEEVRAGLRELLDGMLGA, from the coding sequence ATGTCCGTACGCGCCGCATCCCCCTCCCGCTCCGACCTCGTCGCCGACACCGCCCTGGCCCTGCTCGCCGAGCGCGGGATGCGGGGCCTCACGCACCGGGCCGTGGACGAGGCGGCCGGGCTCCCCCAGGGCTCCACGTCGAACCTCGCGCGGACCCGGCAGGCCCTGCTGGAACTGGCGGTGCGCCGCCTGGCCGACCGCGAGGCGCGGGTGCTCGCGCTGCACGAGATGCCGGATCCCCGGGCCGGGACCGGCTCCCTGGCGGACGCGCTGGCCCTGGCCGCCCACCGCGCCCTGACCCGCAACCGCGAACTGACCCTCGCCCGCTATGAACTGGCGCTGGAAGCCACCCGCCGACCGGAGCTGCGGGCCTACTTCGACGCGACGGGCGCCCGCTTCCGTGAACAGCTGACCGCCCTCGTCACGGGGATGGGCTCGACGGATCCGGCCCGGCACACGCTGTCGCTCGTCGCCTGGGCGGACGGGTTGATGTTCAGTTGCGTGGCGGGGTCGTTCGGTGCCGAGGTGCCGAGCCTGGAGGAGGTCCGGGCCGGGCTGCGGGAGCTGCTGGACGGGATGCTCGGGGCCTGA
- a CDS encoding DinB family protein has protein sequence MTTERRMPATTADERTMLEGWLEFHRQTLAWKCEGLSDEQLRSPAVEPSELSLLGLVRHMADVERSWFRRVLTNEDAAPLYWSDEDPDGEFHLTGADTYEDAHAAWQAEIETARTNAARFGLDDLSEGKHRRTGERFNLRWVYTHMIEEYARHNGHADLIRERIDGSTGD, from the coding sequence ATGACGACCGAACGCCGTATGCCTGCCACCACCGCCGACGAACGCACGATGCTGGAGGGCTGGCTGGAGTTCCACCGGCAGACCCTCGCGTGGAAGTGCGAGGGCCTGAGCGACGAGCAGCTCAGGTCCCCCGCCGTGGAGCCCTCCGAACTCTCCCTGCTGGGCCTGGTGCGGCACATGGCGGACGTGGAGCGGAGCTGGTTCCGCCGGGTGCTGACGAACGAGGACGCGGCGCCGCTCTACTGGAGCGACGAGGACCCGGACGGCGAGTTCCATCTGACCGGAGCGGACACCTACGAGGACGCGCACGCCGCCTGGCAGGCAGAGATCGAGACCGCCCGGACCAACGCCGCCCGCTTCGGCCTGGACGACCTCTCCGAGGGCAAGCACCGCCGCACCGGCGAGCGGTTCAACCTGCGGTGGGTCTACACCCACATGATCGAGGAGTACGCGCGGCACAACGGCCACGCCGACCTGATCCGCGAGCGCATCGACGGCTCGACCGGCGACTGA
- the ung gene encoding uracil-DNA glycosylase: protein MTDISMLPESWRGVLGDELQQPYFKELTEFVEEERAKGPVYPPREEVFAALDATPYEGVKVLVLGQDPYHGEGQGHGLCFSVRPGVRIPPSLRNIYKELHEELGTPIPDNGYLKPWAEQGVLLLNAVLTVRGGEANSHKSRGWERFTDAVIRAVAGRPDPAVFVLWGNYAQKKLPLIDESRHVVVKGAHPSPLSAKKFFGSRPFTQINAAVAAQGHEPIDWTIPNLG from the coding sequence GTGACCGACATCTCCATGCTGCCCGAGTCCTGGCGCGGGGTTCTGGGTGACGAGCTTCAGCAGCCCTACTTCAAGGAGCTGACGGAGTTCGTCGAGGAGGAGCGGGCGAAGGGTCCCGTCTATCCGCCGCGCGAGGAGGTCTTCGCCGCGCTGGACGCCACGCCGTACGAGGGGGTCAAGGTCCTGGTCCTCGGTCAGGACCCGTACCACGGCGAGGGGCAGGGGCACGGGCTGTGCTTCTCGGTCCGGCCCGGTGTGCGGATCCCGCCGTCCCTGCGGAACATCTACAAGGAGCTGCACGAGGAGCTGGGCACCCCGATCCCGGACAACGGCTATCTGAAGCCGTGGGCCGAGCAGGGCGTCCTGTTGCTCAACGCGGTGCTCACGGTCCGCGGCGGCGAGGCCAACTCGCACAAGAGCCGGGGCTGGGAGAGGTTCACCGACGCGGTCATCCGCGCGGTGGCCGGCCGGCCCGACCCGGCGGTGTTCGTGCTGTGGGGGAACTACGCGCAGAAGAAGCTCCCGCTGATCGACGAGTCGCGGCACGTGGTGGTCAAGGGCGCGCATCCGTCGCCGCTGTCGGCGAAGAAGTTCTTCGGCTCGCGTCCGTTCACGCAGATCAACGCGGCGGTGGCGGCGCAGGGCCACGAGCCGATCGACTGGACGATCCCGAACCTGGGCTGA
- a CDS encoding ABC transporter substrate-binding protein, translating to MFNRNRGLRRVAAIASISSLVAGCGVLSSDTPEDDGPIVVGTTSAPSTLDPAASWDSSWELFRNVYQTLLSYPIGASEPQPDAAEQCGFSDSSNQVYRCELREGLKFSNGDALDARAVKYSFDRIRKIDVNGGPTGLLGSLERVQAPNAREVIFHLNKPDATFPFVLATPAMSIVSPADYPENSLREGADVVGSGPYTLDSYEDGKEAVLVRNDGYKGYAERRNDAVTIRYFQDSGAMVKALRDEQIDVTYRGLAAGDVVDLQSKTSKEEEIQLVEGTGTDINYLVFNPKDSWVKKKAVRQAIAQVVDRAAIAHKVYKDTVDPLYSMVPKGLTGHTTGFFDDYGDPDVGKARKILTGAGINQRVPLTFWYTSDRYGSETAAEFKELERQLEDSGLFEITLKSRPWKTYVEGYQKGEYPVFGRGWFPDFPDAENFIAPFVGEQNALGTPYPAPEITGDLLPRSRRESDRANVEKEFEEAQRILVDDARLLPLWQGRQYVAASRDISGAERAMDPSTIMMMWELHRKTAW from the coding sequence GTGTTCAACCGGAACCGAGGCCTGCGGCGGGTGGCGGCCATCGCGTCCATATCGTCCCTGGTCGCCGGATGCGGCGTGCTGTCGTCCGACACTCCGGAGGACGATGGACCGATCGTGGTGGGCACCACCAGTGCCCCCAGCACGCTCGACCCTGCCGCCTCCTGGGACAGCTCCTGGGAGCTGTTCCGCAACGTCTACCAGACGCTGCTGAGCTATCCGATCGGCGCGAGCGAACCCCAGCCGGACGCCGCCGAGCAGTGCGGCTTCAGCGACTCCTCGAACCAGGTGTACCGATGCGAGCTGCGCGAGGGCCTGAAGTTCTCCAACGGAGACGCGCTCGACGCCCGGGCCGTGAAGTACTCGTTCGACCGGATCCGCAAGATCGACGTCAACGGCGGCCCCACCGGTCTGCTCGGCAGCCTCGAACGGGTCCAGGCGCCGAACGCACGCGAGGTGATCTTCCACCTCAACAAGCCCGACGCGACCTTCCCGTTCGTGCTCGCCACCCCCGCCATGTCGATCGTCTCTCCGGCCGACTACCCGGAGAACTCCCTGCGCGAGGGCGCCGACGTCGTCGGCTCCGGGCCCTACACCCTCGACTCGTACGAGGACGGCAAGGAAGCCGTCCTCGTCCGCAACGACGGCTACAAGGGCTACGCGGAGCGCCGGAACGACGCGGTGACCATCCGCTACTTCCAGGACTCCGGCGCCATGGTCAAGGCCCTGCGGGACGAGCAGATCGACGTGACCTACCGCGGCCTGGCCGCCGGCGACGTCGTGGACCTCCAGAGCAAGACCTCCAAGGAGGAGGAGATCCAGCTCGTCGAGGGCACCGGCACCGACATCAACTACCTGGTGTTCAACCCGAAGGACTCCTGGGTGAAGAAGAAGGCCGTGCGCCAGGCCATCGCGCAGGTCGTCGACCGCGCGGCCATAGCCCACAAGGTCTACAAGGACACCGTCGACCCGCTGTACTCCATGGTCCCCAAGGGCCTCACCGGTCACACGACGGGCTTCTTCGACGACTACGGCGACCCGGACGTCGGCAAGGCCCGCAAGATCCTCACCGGCGCGGGCATCAACCAGCGGGTCCCGCTCACCTTCTGGTACACGAGCGACCGCTACGGCTCCGAGACCGCCGCGGAGTTCAAGGAGCTGGAGCGCCAGCTGGAGGACTCCGGCCTGTTCGAGATCACCCTCAAGAGCCGCCCCTGGAAGACGTACGTCGAGGGCTACCAGAAGGGCGAGTACCCGGTGTTCGGGCGTGGCTGGTTCCCCGACTTCCCGGACGCCGAGAACTTCATCGCGCCGTTCGTCGGCGAGCAGAACGCCCTCGGTACGCCCTACCCGGCGCCCGAGATCACCGGCGATCTGCTGCCCCGCTCGCGCCGCGAGAGCGACCGCGCGAACGTGGAGAAGGAGTTCGAGGAGGCCCAGCGGATCCTCGTGGACGACGCGCGGCTGCTGCCGCTGTGGCAGGGCAGGCAGTACGTGGCGGCGAGCCGGGACATCTCGGGCGCGGAGCGGGCCATGGACCCGTCGACGATCATGATGATGTGGGAGCTGCACCGCAAGACCGCCTGGTAG
- a CDS encoding SDR family oxidoreductase produces the protein MTTVELSGKAALVTGASRGIGYGVAEALVARGDRVCITGRNEDALKEAVEQLGSDRVIYVAGKAHDEAHQAVAVERAMEAFGRVDFLVNNAGTNPVFGPIADLDLNVARKVFETNVVSALGFAQRTWHAWQKDNGGAIVNIASVAGLSPSPFIGAYGVSKAAMINLTLQLAHEFAPKVRVNAIAPAVVKTKFAQALYEGREEEAAAAYPLGRLGVPSDIGGAAAFLTSEQSDWVTGQTLVVDGGIFLNAGTG, from the coding sequence ATGACTACCGTGGAACTCTCCGGCAAGGCCGCCCTCGTCACGGGCGCCAGCCGCGGCATCGGCTACGGCGTCGCCGAGGCGCTCGTCGCACGCGGCGACCGCGTGTGCATCACCGGCCGCAACGAGGACGCCCTCAAGGAGGCCGTCGAGCAGCTCGGCTCCGACCGCGTCATCTACGTGGCGGGCAAGGCGCACGACGAGGCCCACCAGGCCGTCGCCGTCGAGCGCGCGATGGAGGCCTTCGGCCGCGTCGACTTCCTGGTCAACAACGCCGGCACCAACCCGGTGTTCGGCCCGATCGCCGACCTCGACCTGAACGTCGCCCGCAAGGTCTTCGAGACCAACGTCGTCTCGGCGCTCGGCTTCGCCCAGAGGACCTGGCACGCCTGGCAGAAGGACAACGGCGGCGCGATCGTCAACATCGCCTCCGTCGCGGGCCTCTCGCCCTCGCCGTTCATCGGCGCGTACGGCGTCAGCAAGGCGGCGATGATCAACCTGACCCTGCAGCTCGCGCACGAGTTCGCGCCCAAGGTACGGGTCAACGCGATCGCCCCGGCCGTCGTGAAGACCAAGTTCGCCCAGGCCCTGTACGAGGGCCGGGAGGAGGAGGCCGCCGCGGCCTACCCGCTCGGCCGGCTCGGCGTGCCCTCCGACATCGGCGGCGCGGCCGCGTTCCTCACCTCCGAGCAGTCCGACTGGGTCACCGGCCAGACGCTCGTCGTGGACGGCGGCATCTTCCTCAACGCCGGCACGGGCTGA
- the fabG gene encoding 3-oxoacyl-ACP reductase FabG, translating into MSTTEQRVAVVTGAARGIGAATAVRLAAEGRAVAVLDLDEAACKDTVEKITAAGGKAVAVGCDVSDEAQVEAAVARITEELGAPTILVNNAGVLRDNLLFKMSVSDWDTVMNVHLRGAFLMSKACQKHMVDAGFGRIVNLSSSSALGNRGQVNYSAAKAGLQGFTKTLAKELGKFGVTANSVAPGFIATEMTKATADRVGMGFEDFKAAAATQIPVARVGEPEDIANAIAFFTGEAAGFVSGQVLYVAGGPLD; encoded by the coding sequence ATGTCCACCACTGAGCAGCGGGTCGCCGTCGTCACCGGTGCCGCGCGCGGGATCGGCGCCGCCACCGCCGTACGGCTGGCCGCCGAGGGCCGCGCGGTCGCCGTGCTCGACCTCGACGAGGCGGCCTGCAAGGACACCGTCGAGAAGATCACCGCCGCCGGCGGCAAGGCCGTCGCGGTCGGCTGCGACGTCTCGGACGAGGCCCAGGTCGAGGCGGCCGTCGCGCGGATCACCGAGGAGCTCGGCGCGCCGACGATCCTGGTCAACAACGCGGGCGTGCTGCGCGACAACCTGCTGTTCAAGATGAGCGTCTCCGACTGGGACACCGTCATGAACGTGCACCTGCGCGGCGCCTTCCTGATGTCCAAGGCCTGCCAGAAGCACATGGTGGACGCGGGCTTCGGCCGGATCGTCAACCTGTCGTCGTCCTCGGCGCTGGGCAACCGCGGGCAGGTCAACTACTCGGCGGCCAAGGCCGGCCTCCAGGGCTTCACCAAGACCCTCGCCAAGGAGCTCGGCAAGTTCGGCGTCACCGCCAACTCCGTCGCTCCCGGCTTCATCGCCACCGAGATGACCAAGGCCACCGCCGACCGCGTCGGCATGGGCTTCGAGGACTTCAAGGCCGCCGCCGCCACCCAGATCCCGGTGGCGCGCGTCGGTGAGCCCGAGGACATCGCCAACGCCATCGCCTTCTTCACGGGCGAGGCGGCCGGGTTCGTCTCCGGCCAGGTGCTGTACGTGGCCGGCGGACCGCTCGACTAA